The stretch of DNA CTCTGGTCATCACCTCGGGGACCGGGATCGGCTGCCCCGCGCCGGGCGTCCCGGCGACCGAGGACGTCTTCAACACCGCGCATCCGAACCCCCGCATCGCCTCCGAGCTGGCGGGGGCGGCTCTGTTGGAGGCGGGGGTGAACGTCTCGGTGATGCGCCTCCCGCAGGTCCACGACACGGTCAAGCAGGGGCTCGTGACCTACCTGATCGACCTGGCCCGCCGGACCGGCGTGTCCGCCTCTATCGGGGACGGGGCCAACCGCTGGCCGGCGGGGCCGGTCTACGACGTGGCGCGGCTCTACCGGCTGGCCCTGGAGGCGGCGCAGCCCGGCGCGCGCTACCACGCGGTCGCCGAGGAGGGCGTCCCGGCCCACGCCATCGCGGCGGTGATCGGGCGGGGCCTCGGCGTGCCGGTCGTCAGCCTGCCGCCCGGGGAGGCCGGCCATTTCGGCTGGCTCGCCGCCTTCGTCGGCCTCGACATGCCGGCCTCCAGCGCCTGGACGCAGGCCCGGCTCGGCTGGGCGCCGACCGGGCCGGGGCTGATCGCGGATCTCGAGCGGATGGATTACGGCACGGTGCGGGTTTAGCGGCCGCCGCTTCCGCCCCCTCCCCACCGCAGCGGGAGAGGGGGGCGGTGGCGGGTCTGACCGCCCTTCGGCTTCACCGGCTCAGCCAGTCCCGCAGCTTGGTCCAGCGTGGCTTCTGGGTGCCGCCGCGGACCGCCACCGCCACGGCCTTGCGCTGCCCGAGCAGCACCACGAGCCGCTTGCCGCGCGTCACCCCCGTGTAGAGGAGGTTGCGCGCCAGCATCGTCCAGTGCTGCATCGCCAGCGGGATCACCACCGCCGGATATTCCGAGCCTTGCGATTTGTGGATGGTGGTGGCGTAGGCCGGCACCAGCGTGTCGAGCTCGCCGTAGGGGTAGACGACCTCACGGCCCTCGAAATCGACGATCACCGCGCCTTCGTCCTGATCGATCCGCGCCACGGTGCCGAGGTCGCCGTTGAACACCTCCCGGTCGTAGTCGTTCTGGCTCTCCATCACCCGGTCGCCGGGGGAGAAGCGCCAGCCGAAGCGTTCCACCGAGACCGGCGGGTTCGGGTTCAGCACCGCCTGGAGTTCGTGGTTGAGGTTGCGCGCGCCGAGCACGCCGCGCTGCATCGGGGTGAGCACCTGGACGTCGCGGACCGGATCGAGGCCGAACCGGGCCGGGATCCGCCGGGTCACCACCTCGATCAGCGTCTGCACCGCCGGCTCGGGCTCGTTGATCGCGATCCAGTGGAAGTCGCTCTCGGCGCCGCGGGGGGCGGGCTCGGGCATCGTGCCCGCGTTGATCCGGTGGGCGTTGACCACGATCCGGCTCTCGGCCGCCTGCCGGAACACCTCGGTGAGCCGCGCCACCGGCACCGCGCCGGAGGCGATCACGTCGGCGAGCACCTGGCCGGGGCCGACCGAGGGCAGCTGGTCGACGTCGCCCACGAGGAGCAGGCCCGCATGCTCCGGCACCGCCTTGGTCAGCGCGTTCATCAGCGGCACGTCGACCATCGAGGTCTCGTCGATCACCAGCAGGTCGCAGGGGAGGGGGTTCTCCTCGTTGCGCGAGAAGCCGCCGTGCTTGGGGTCGATCTCCAGCAGGCGGTGGAGGGTCTTGGCCTCCAGCCCCGTCTGCTCGCTCATACGCTTGGCCGCCCGGCCGGTCGGGGCGGCGAGCAGCACCCGGACCCCCTTGGCCTGCAGGACCCGCAGGATCGTGTCCAGCGTCGAGGTCTTGCCCACCCCCGGCCCGCCGGTCACCACCGCGAGCTTGGCGCCGAGCACGAGCCGCACGGCCGCCTCCTGCGACGGCGAGAGCGTCTTGCCGGTCTTCTCCGCCACCCAGGACAGGGCCCGGGCGAGGTCGATCTCCGGCCAGGGCGGGCCGCCCGCCGCCCGGCGCCGGAGCCGCTCGGCGATGGCCCGCTCGGCCGCGTGCAGGCCGGCCAGGAAGATGCAGGCCTTGTCGCCGATGATGTCCTGGACGACCTCGCCGGTCTCCAGCACGGCGAGGAGCGCCGTGCGGATCAGCGGCGCCTCCACCCCGAGGAGGTCGACCGCCAGCGCGACGAGATCCGCCACCGGCAGGGCGCAGTGGCCGGCATCGGTGGCGGTCTGCAGCGCGAAGGAGATCCCGGCCCGCAGGCGCTGGGGCGCCTCCCGGGTCAGCCCGAGCTTCATCGCGATGGCGTCGGCGGTCTTGAAGCCGATGCCGCGGATGTCCTTGGCCAGCCGGTAGGGATCCTCGGTCATGACCGCGATGGCCGCGTGGCCGTAGGTCTTGAAGATCCGCACCGCCCGGGCGGTCCCGACGCCGTGCGCGTGCAGGAACAGCATGATCTCGCGCACGGCCTTCTGCTCGGCCCAGCCGGCGACGATGCGGGCGGCGCGCTTGGGCCCGATGCCCGCGACCTCGGTGAGCCGGCCGGGCTCGGCCTCGATGATCTCGAAAGTGCCTTCCCCGAAGGCCGCCACGATGCGCTTGGCCATGGCGGGGCCGATGCCGCGCATGTGGCCGGAGGCGAGATACTTCTCGATGCCTTCGACGCCTGTGGGCGGCGTCACCTTGAGCGTGTCGGCCTTGAATTGCAGGCCGTGCTGGCGGTCCGTGTGCCAGATGCCGGTGGCGGTGATCCACTCGCCCGCGCCGATCGCCGGCGCGTGGCCGATCACCGGCACGAGATCGCGCTTGCCACGCGCCTGGACCTTGAGGACGCAGAAGCCGGTTTCCGGGCTGTGGAAGGTGACGCGCTCGATCGTGCCGGCCAGCGCCTCGACGGGCTGATGGCGGTCGACAGGCTGTGGCATCGCGCGCTGGTTCATGCCCGGACCGGGTGCGTCCAGGCGGGCGCGCCCAAGAGTTCAGATCGGAGAGTCCACAAGCAGGGGTTCTCACCCGAGAGTCGAAGATCGGGGCTCTCGGGAGGCGCGGCAACGGGGCCACGGCCGGCTGGCCGGGGACGGCGCCGCGACCCGTCGTCACGCGCGGGACCGACGCGGGACATGCTGCGCCGATGGCATCCCGCCCACGACGCGCCGTCGAACCACGCCGCGGGCGGGGAGCCACCGCACCACCAAAGCGCTGGGCGCCGACTCGGTGCGCCGATGCAAACGGCACATCTGACCTGTCCAGTCGGTTGGGATGTACTCGATTGCCCGCAATCAATACGCGTCTTCAACGGTGGCGGCCCACTGTTGTACAGGTGGTTTTGTATGGAACCCTTTTTCGCGCTTGCCGTTGCTGCCTTCGATTGAACTCTGGAGGCTAACTTATGCGGAACATCATTCTCTCGGGCGCCCTGTTCGCGGCTCTGTGCGGTGCGGCGAGCGCCGAGGAGACCACCGTTATTCGCCGCGACGGGCCCGCCGTCGTCGATCACCGCGACACCACGGTCGAGCGCCGTGAGGTCACCACCGGCAGCGTCGATTGCGGCTCGAAGACCGTCCACAAGGAGGACGGCATGGGCAATTCCAAGACCATCCACAAGGAAGGCTGCAACTGAACTCCCGCGGCTGACATCGCTCTGACGCTCACGGAGACGCGCACATGACCGACAGGCTCCTCCTCGCGCTGGCGACCGCCGGCCTCTTGTCCCTGCCGATGGCCGCCCAGGCGCAGGGCACCCTGCGCGGGGCCGCCGAGGGCGCCGATGCGGGCGCGGCGGCGGCGGGCCCGGT from Methylobacterium sp. PvR107 encodes:
- a CDS encoding ATP-dependent RecD-like DNA helicase, translating into MPQPVDRHQPVEALAGTIERVTFHSPETGFCVLKVQARGKRDLVPVIGHAPAIGAGEWITATGIWHTDRQHGLQFKADTLKVTPPTGVEGIEKYLASGHMRGIGPAMAKRIVAAFGEGTFEIIEAEPGRLTEVAGIGPKRAARIVAGWAEQKAVREIMLFLHAHGVGTARAVRIFKTYGHAAIAVMTEDPYRLAKDIRGIGFKTADAIAMKLGLTREAPQRLRAGISFALQTATDAGHCALPVADLVALAVDLLGVEAPLIRTALLAVLETGEVVQDIIGDKACIFLAGLHAAERAIAERLRRRAAGGPPWPEIDLARALSWVAEKTGKTLSPSQEAAVRLVLGAKLAVVTGGPGVGKTSTLDTILRVLQAKGVRVLLAAPTGRAAKRMSEQTGLEAKTLHRLLEIDPKHGGFSRNEENPLPCDLLVIDETSMVDVPLMNALTKAVPEHAGLLLVGDVDQLPSVGPGQVLADVIASGAVPVARLTEVFRQAAESRIVVNAHRINAGTMPEPAPRGAESDFHWIAINEPEPAVQTLIEVVTRRIPARFGLDPVRDVQVLTPMQRGVLGARNLNHELQAVLNPNPPVSVERFGWRFSPGDRVMESQNDYDREVFNGDLGTVARIDQDEGAVIVDFEGREVVYPYGELDTLVPAYATTIHKSQGSEYPAVVIPLAMQHWTMLARNLLYTGVTRGKRLVVLLGQRKAVAVAVRGGTQKPRWTKLRDWLSR
- a CDS encoding SDR family oxidoreductase → MRIFLTGATGFIGSALIPDLQAAGHQVLGFTRSDAGARRLAEAGVEPLRGDLTDLDRLRDGAARADGVIHAAFDHDDFTNFVANCEKDRRAIAALGEALKGSDRPLVITSGTGIGCPAPGVPATEDVFNTAHPNPRIASELAGAALLEAGVNVSVMRLPQVHDTVKQGLVTYLIDLARRTGVSASIGDGANRWPAGPVYDVARLYRLALEAAQPGARYHAVAEEGVPAHAIAAVIGRGLGVPVVSLPPGEAGHFGWLAAFVGLDMPASSAWTQARLGWAPTGPGLIADLERMDYGTVRV